In Rickettsia endosymbiont of Gonocerus acuteangulatus, the following are encoded in one genomic region:
- a CDS encoding IS630 transposase-related protein, which translates to MARAYAIELRLRVIKAVEAGIRISKVSKLFNVSRDTIYTKLTLCLI; encoded by the coding sequence ATGGCACGAGCATATGCAATAGAACTAAGACTAAGAGTTATAAAAGCTGTAGAAGCAGGGATACGAATAAGTAAGGTAAGTAAATTATTTAATGTAAGTCGTGATACTATATATACAAAACTTACGCTATGTTTGATATAA
- the gltX gene encoding glutamate--tRNA ligase, with product MTNNVITRFAPSPTGFLHIGSARTALFNYLFAKHNNGKFLLRIEDTDKERSTEAAVEAIFSGLKWLGLNWDGEAVFQSKRNDLYKQAALKLLAEGKAYYCFTPQEEIEKQRQEALENKKHFIFNSRWRDKTPNTYPKDIKPVIRLKTPRSGSITIHDTLQGDVVIENSHIDDMVLLRSDGTATYMLAVVVDDHDMGITHIIRGDDHLTNAARQIAIYNAFGYHVPSMTHIPLIHGADGAKLSKRHGALGVETYKDMGYLPESLCNYLLRLGWSHGDDEIIPMDQAIEWFNLDSLGKSPAKLDFTKMNSLNSHYLRMLDEDSLIAKILEILNRNYKISEQEVNYIKRGLQGLLVRRETLLDLANLAKIYLINTPIIYEEEAKEIIANCDKNLLSNVIESLEKLERFDKESVQSEFKKIATENSLKLNEVMKPVRALITGMVGSPSIFEIAEILGKENILKRLKVK from the coding sequence ATGACTAACAACGTAATTACTAGATTTGCTCCGTCACCGACGGGGTTTTTACATATAGGTTCAGCAAGAACGGCTTTATTCAACTATTTATTTGCTAAGCATAATAACGGCAAATTCTTATTACGTATTGAAGATACTGATAAAGAAAGATCAACAGAAGCAGCGGTAGAAGCCATATTTTCAGGACTAAAATGGCTAGGGCTGAATTGGGATGGTGAAGCCGTATTTCAATCTAAACGCAATGATCTTTACAAGCAAGCAGCGTTAAAGTTACTTGCAGAGGGTAAGGCATATTATTGTTTTACGCCTCAGGAAGAAATAGAAAAACAACGGCAAGAAGCTCTAGAAAATAAGAAGCATTTTATTTTTAATAGTAGGTGGCGTGATAAAACTCCTAATACTTACCCAAAAGATATAAAGCCAGTTATACGTTTAAAAACTCCGAGATCAGGCAGCATAACAATTCATGATACACTGCAAGGTGATGTAGTAATTGAGAACTCCCACATTGATGATATGGTACTATTACGTAGTGACGGCACTGCTACTTACATGTTAGCCGTGGTGGTGGATGATCACGATATGGGCATAACTCATATTATTAGAGGTGATGATCATTTAACGAATGCTGCAAGGCAAATCGCTATATATAACGCTTTTGGTTACCATGTTCCAAGCATGACTCATATACCGCTAATTCATGGAGCAGATGGTGCTAAATTGTCTAAAAGGCATGGGGCTTTAGGTGTTGAAACTTATAAGGATATGGGATATTTACCGGAAAGCTTATGTAATTATTTGTTGCGACTTGGTTGGAGTCATGGAGATGATGAGATTATTCCAATGGATCAAGCTATCGAATGGTTTAACCTAGATTCACTCGGTAAATCACCTGCAAAGCTTGATTTTACTAAAATGAATAGTTTAAATAGCCATTATTTAAGAATGCTTGATGAAGATAGTTTAATTGCTAAAATTTTAGAGATATTAAATCGAAATTATAAGATTAGTGAGCAGGAAGTAAATTATATAAAACGTGGTCTACAAGGTTTATTAGTTAGAAGAGAAACCTTACTAGATTTAGCAAATCTTGCCAAAATTTATCTAATAAATACTCCGATTATTTATGAAGAGGAGGCAAAAGAAATAATAGCAAATTGTGATAAAAATTTGCTTAGTAATGTTATAGAAAGCTTAGAAAAACTTGAGCGGTTTGATAAAGAATCAGTGCAGTCTGAATTTAAGAAAATAGCAACAGAAAATAGTTTAAAGCTAAATGAAGTTATGAAACCTGTGAGAGCTTTAATTACAGGTATGGTTGGATCACCTAGCATATTTGAAATTGCTGAAATTTTAGGGAAAGAAAATATTTTAAAAAGGTTAAAAGTAAAATGA
- the ubiG gene encoding bifunctional 2-polyprenyl-6-hydroxyphenol methylase/3-demethylubiquinol 3-O-methyltransferase UbiG: MSSVNKNELEKFEKISHSWWNKDGEFGILHRINPIRLNYIIEKIKSHYNDISDLEILDVGCGGGLIATNLAMQGLNVTAIDALQSNIDTALAYATENNIKVNYLKSTIEELENDKQYDVVICIEVIEHVENVQGFMLNLVKRIKPKGMAIISTINRTKKAYLLGIIAAEYILGWVPKNTHDYSKFLKPSEIYEMLENTNIEIEEIKGLVYNLAKDEWHLSDDDIEVNYFVYLKKNDNPSLRGA, encoded by the coding sequence ATGTCTTCAGTTAATAAAAACGAATTAGAAAAATTTGAGAAAATCTCTCATAGTTGGTGGAATAAGGATGGGGAATTCGGTATTTTACACCGCATAAATCCTATTCGCCTTAACTATATAATAGAGAAGATAAAATCGCATTACAACGATATTTCTGATTTGGAAATATTAGATGTAGGTTGTGGTGGCGGTTTAATTGCTACTAATCTTGCAATGCAAGGTTTAAATGTTACGGCTATTGATGCTTTGCAAAGTAATATCGATACTGCTTTGGCTTATGCCACAGAAAATAATATTAAGGTAAATTATTTAAAAAGCACTATAGAAGAATTAGAAAACGATAAGCAATATGATGTAGTGATTTGCATTGAAGTTATCGAGCATGTGGAAAATGTTCAAGGATTTATGCTTAATTTAGTAAAGCGTATTAAGCCAAAAGGTATGGCTATAATTTCTACGATTAACCGCACCAAAAAAGCTTATTTACTTGGGATAATAGCAGCTGAGTATATACTCGGATGGGTGCCAAAAAATACCCATGATTATAGTAAGTTTCTAAAACCATCTGAAATTTATGAGATGCTAGAAAATACCAATATAGAAATTGAGGAAATAAAAGGCTTGGTGTATAATTTAGCTAAAGATGAATGGCATTTAAGTGATGATGATATAGAGGTAAACTATTTTGTATATTTGAAGAAAAATGATAACCCGTCATTGCGAGGAGCGTAG
- a CDS encoding IS30 family transposase, translating to MHWWIIKSQKIILVLNNSKRATTVTNGFLRKIKTLPNSVRKTITMDNGKEFVGHVAYRLSGFQTFFCDPYRPRQKALVEKMNSMIHRILPKNTDITTVTQRGLDNVAEILNNMPRKIFGYKTPNEIWAENL from the coding sequence GTGCACTGGTGGATAATAAAGAGTCAAAAGATTATTTTAGTGCTGAATAACTCCAAGAGAGCTACAACAGTTACCAATGGTTTTTTAAGAAAGATAAAAACTCTTCCAAATAGTGTGAGAAAGACTATTACTATGGATAATGGCAAAGAGTTTGTGGGGCATGTTGCCTATAGACTATCTGGGTTTCAAACTTTCTTTTGTGATCCATACCGCCCTAGACAAAAAGCATTAGTGGAAAAAATGAATTCTATGATTCATAGAATTTTACCTAAAAATACAGATATTACTACCGTTACACAAAGAGGTCTTGACAATGTTGCTGAGATTTTAAATAACATGCCAAGAAAGATTTTTGGTTATAAAACCCCCAATGAAATTTGGGCAGAAAATTTATAG
- a CDS encoding IS630 transposase-related protein: MARAYAIELRLRVIKAVEAGIRISKVSKLFNVSRDTIYKWKKLKDKQGTLEAATGYQKGHSHKIKDSESFKEFFKANMNKTSKELAKQWGNIASVTILRQIRKLGYSYKKTHFHLKRDNKSNPRRKQRGILEES, encoded by the coding sequence ATGGCACGAGCATATGCAATAGAACTAAGACTAAGAGTTATAAAAGCTGTAGAAGCAGGGATACGAATAAGTAAGGTAAGTAAATTATTTAATGTAAGTCGTGATACTATATATAAATGGAAAAAATTAAAAGATAAGCAAGGTACTTTAGAAGCAGCAACTGGTTATCAGAAAGGACATAGTCATAAGATAAAAGATTCAGAATCTTTTAAAGAATTTTTTAAAGCTAATATGAATAAAACATCAAAGGAGTTAGCAAAGCAATGGGGTAATATTGCATCTGTAACTATTTTAAGACAAATCAGAAAACTTGGCTATAGCTATAAAAAAACTCATTTTCATCTGAAAAGAGATAATAAAAGTAATCCCCGCCGCAAGCAGCGGGGTATTTTAGAAGAAAGCTAG
- the rpsU gene encoding 30S ribosomal protein S21, with translation MILVNVHAGNCDNTLKNFKKKLQRELYFRKMKEQRYYEPKSAKRVRKAQEAARRKRKFARKRMYED, from the coding sequence GTGATACTAGTAAATGTTCACGCCGGTAATTGTGATAATACGCTTAAGAATTTTAAGAAGAAGCTACAAAGAGAGCTTTATTTTCGTAAAATGAAAGAACAGCGTTACTACGAACCAAAGTCAGCAAAACGTGTTCGTAAAGCACAAGAAGCAGCAAGAAGAAAAAGAAAGTTTGCTCGTAAAAGAATGTACGAAGATTAA
- a CDS encoding transposase: MSKRIKLQAIPINRTDYCQFLIVSQKNYSLTYYAEHAKKCSHDVINRFLRNEKYTPSLLWEHIKNDVIFSSNGYTIFDDTVLNKRNTKQIEIARSQYSGATGRVTKGIGVVSLIYYNPDINKFWVIDYRIFAPDHDGATKLEHLLNMLNNAVYSKKIPFQTVLFDTWYSTHKIMQHVDSLGKYYYAPIKANRNVSKTHDSKPYKAVKELTFSDEKIRHGVEIHIKGFAKNKHVNLFKFTVSTNRVEYVVTNNKTHKSSKAAQDECGFRWVIESMHREIKQLTGIERCQCRKQRLQRNHISWAFLVWAFLKRTANTIGKTVYQIKLGLLDDYMQQQLRSPSLRYLEPNIA; encoded by the coding sequence ATGTCAAAGAGGATAAAGTTGCAAGCAATACCAATTAATAGGACAGATTATTGTCAATTTTTAATAGTTAGCCAAAAGAATTATAGTTTAACCTACTACGCTGAACATGCAAAGAAATGTAGTCATGATGTTATTAATAGATTTTTAAGGAATGAAAAATATACACCTTCTTTGTTATGGGAACACATCAAGAATGATGTTATTTTTTCATCTAATGGATATACAATATTTGATGATACGGTTTTAAATAAAAGGAATACGAAGCAAATAGAAATTGCAAGATCGCAGTACAGTGGAGCTACAGGTAGAGTTACTAAAGGTATAGGAGTAGTGAGTCTGATATATTATAACCCTGATATTAATAAGTTTTGGGTAATAGATTATCGAATTTTTGCACCTGATCATGATGGAGCAACAAAACTAGAACACCTATTAAACATGTTAAATAATGCTGTTTATAGCAAGAAGATTCCTTTTCAAACAGTACTTTTTGACACATGGTATTCTACACACAAAATTATGCAACATGTTGACTCTCTGGGGAAATATTATTATGCCCCTATTAAAGCCAATAGAAACGTTAGTAAAACGCACGATTCTAAACCTTATAAAGCTGTAAAAGAGTTGACATTTTCAGATGAAAAGATCAGGCATGGAGTAGAGATTCATATAAAAGGCTTTGCTAAAAATAAGCATGTTAATTTGTTTAAATTTACTGTTTCTACCAACAGAGTTGAGTATGTTGTTACCAATAACAAAACTCACAAATCTTCTAAAGCTGCACAAGATGAGTGTGGCTTTCGATGGGTAATTGAGAGCATGCACAGAGAAATTAAGCAACTTACTGGGATAGAACGTTGTCAATGCAGGAAACAGCGTCTTCAACGTAATCATATTAGTTGGGCATTTTTAGTTTGGGCATTTCTCAAAAGGACTGCAAATACAATCGGTAAAACGGTTTACCAAATAAAGTTAGGGCTTTTAGATGACTATATGCAACAACAGCTGCGTTCTCCATCTTTACGATATTTAGAACCAAACATAGCGTAA
- a CDS encoding invasion associated locus B family protein — MKNYIQKIIFVCSGLFVIAGVFVLFRVENVNASTAPKKYGAWNLNCNVNNAQKQICFLSQQINNTEKDKETEILAMYHIGYFNSEQSKKELKLIEVLPPNVQIPAGTAINSGEKNIAPGKYINCTINSSQAIATITKDDIEMILSNDNYLEFITADGKQAKITFIKHGLKEGLKVLER; from the coding sequence ATGAAAAATTACATACAGAAAATTATATTTGTTTGTAGCGGGTTATTTGTAATAGCTGGGGTTTTTGTATTATTTAGGGTGGAAAATGTTAATGCTTCAACAGCACCTAAAAAATATGGAGCTTGGAATCTAAACTGTAATGTTAATAATGCACAAAAACAAATTTGCTTTTTATCACAACAAATTAATAATACGGAAAAAGATAAAGAGACAGAAATATTAGCAATGTACCATATTGGTTATTTCAATAGTGAACAAAGCAAAAAAGAATTAAAGCTAATTGAAGTACTACCGCCAAATGTTCAAATTCCTGCCGGCACAGCTATTAATAGTGGCGAGAAAAATATTGCACCAGGAAAATATATAAATTGTACGATAAATAGTTCCCAAGCTATAGCTACTATTACAAAAGATGATATTGAAATGATTTTATCAAATGATAATTATTTAGAGTTTATAACGGCTGATGGTAAACAAGCTAAAATTACATTTATAAAACATGGTTTGAAAGAGGGACTAAAGGTTTTAGAGAGATAA
- a CDS encoding helix-turn-helix domain-containing protein — translation MMNRKYRHLSREERYEIKRMYDLGVSINKIAQHLTRSKSTISMELKRNKVKDKYMPCVAQEKYENRMYQQELLKIEKNPMLLDYQNLRYVWF, via the coding sequence ATGATGAACAGAAAATATAGACACTTATCTCGAGAAGAGAGATATGAGATAAAAAGAATGTATGACCTAGGAGTCAGTATTAATAAGATAGCACAACATCTTACGAGGTCTAAAAGCACTATTAGTATGGAGCTAAAAAGAAATAAGGTAAAAGATAAGTATATGCCTTGTGTTGCTCAGGAAAAATATGAAAACAGGATGTATCAGCAAGAGTTATTAAAAATAGAAAAGAACCCTATGTTGTTAGATTATCAAAACTTACGCTATGTTTGGTTCTAA
- the tnpA gene encoding IS200/IS605 family transposase, giving the protein MSKYIHKSHNVTVLLYHMVFPAKYRRAVFDVSVDQVLREICLEIEKRYQIKFLEIGVDEDHVHFLVQSVPTYSVTKIVTTIKSVTARQIFRQCPQVKKQLWGGEFWTDGYFTSTVGKHGNENMIGKYVKNQGKEYQKLHEDHQLAFF; this is encoded by the coding sequence ATGAGCAAATATATACATAAAAGTCATAATGTTACGGTACTGCTGTATCACATGGTATTTCCAGCAAAATATCGCCGAGCAGTGTTTGACGTATCAGTTGATCAAGTATTACGAGAAATATGTTTAGAGATAGAAAAGAGATATCAAATAAAATTTTTAGAAATAGGGGTTGATGAAGATCATGTCCATTTTTTGGTACAATCTGTACCAACCTATAGCGTAACAAAAATAGTAACAACAATTAAAAGTGTTACAGCTCGTCAAATATTTAGACAGTGTCCACAGGTAAAGAAACAATTATGGGGTGGAGAATTTTGGACTGATGGATATTTTACGAGTACGGTAGGTAAGCATGGAAATGAGAATATGATAGGAAAATACGTAAAAAACCAAGGCAAGGAATATCAGAAACTGCATGAGGATCATCAGCTAGCTTTCTTCTAA
- the istB gene encoding IS21-like element helper ATPase IstB produces MHDSATLPILLKELGLLTILETWENFLEKAQIEGWSYNKLFSILLEQEVETRHRKKVQAYLRKAHLPPGKSLTTFDFSQVQPLNKAKIEELAFNTAWIKRSENLLIFGPSGVGKSHLAAAIGYALVEKHVKVLFISTTKLVQLLQAARKEYRLPNELTKLDKYDVIILDDIGYVRKDEGETHVLFELIAQRYESGSMIVTANQPFSQWDSIFTTNSMTVAAIDRLIHHATILEIQSDSYRRKSALLKQVEDNK; encoded by the coding sequence ATGCATGATTCTGCAACTTTACCAATTCTTCTAAAAGAATTAGGATTATTGACTATACTTGAGACATGGGAAAACTTTTTAGAGAAGGCACAAATTGAAGGATGGAGTTATAATAAACTGTTTTCTATTCTTTTAGAACAGGAGGTAGAGACACGTCATAGGAAAAAAGTACAAGCTTATCTTAGGAAAGCACACTTACCACCTGGTAAATCTTTAACCACTTTTGATTTTAGCCAAGTACAGCCACTGAATAAAGCTAAGATAGAGGAATTAGCTTTTAATACTGCCTGGATAAAGAGATCAGAAAATCTTTTAATCTTCGGTCCGTCTGGAGTAGGCAAAAGTCACTTAGCGGCTGCAATAGGATATGCTTTAGTGGAGAAACATGTTAAGGTATTATTTATATCTACTACTAAACTAGTACAGCTTTTACAAGCTGCACGTAAAGAGTATAGATTACCAAATGAACTGACCAAATTAGATAAGTATGATGTTATTATCCTTGATGATATTGGTTATGTACGTAAAGATGAAGGAGAAACACATGTATTGTTTGAGTTGATTGCTCAACGATATGAATCTGGTAGTATGATTGTAACTGCTAACCAACCTTTTAGTCAGTGGGATAGCATTTTTACTACTAATTCTATGACTGTAGCAGCGATTGATAGGCTCATTCATCATGCTACAATTTTAGAAATTCAATCAGATAGTTATAGAAGAAAAAGTGCATTACTAAAACAAGTAGAGGATAATAAATAG
- a CDS encoding COQ9 family protein, with the protein MNIQEEHYTKKISFMQSLLELLPFNEWNDKIINEAEEKCGFAKGYGLVLFPDGLAEIIKFFESYLDNITLESLNEYEVPNKIREKISLAVKTRIKAVLPIIHSKNATYFALNPIQGTEVAFHSCDIIWQYAGDKSIDYNYYTKRGLLLSVYVSSILFYIQDESENYINTDKFIDSSVENIVQAFSQMKKLLDPSNIPIVRMFT; encoded by the coding sequence ATGAATATTCAAGAAGAACACTACACGAAGAAAATAAGCTTCATGCAATCATTATTAGAATTATTACCATTTAATGAATGGAATGACAAAATAATTAATGAAGCAGAAGAAAAATGCGGCTTTGCTAAGGGTTATGGCTTAGTACTTTTTCCAGATGGATTAGCCGAAATAATAAAATTTTTTGAAAGCTATCTAGATAATATTACGTTAGAAAGTTTAAATGAGTATGAAGTACCAAATAAAATTAGAGAAAAAATATCCTTAGCAGTAAAAACTAGAATTAAAGCAGTATTACCTATTATTCATAGCAAGAATGCTACATATTTTGCATTAAATCCTATTCAAGGTACAGAAGTTGCATTCCATAGCTGTGATATTATTTGGCAATATGCCGGTGATAAATCGATTGATTATAATTATTATACTAAGCGAGGCTTGTTGCTTTCAGTTTATGTGTCATCTATTCTTTTTTATATTCAAGATGAATCAGAAAATTATATTAATACCGATAAATTTATTGATAGTTCTGTAGAAAATATTGTGCAAGCTTTTTCGCAAATGAAAAAACTACTCGATCCATCAAATATTCCAATAGTTAGGATGTTTACGTAG
- a CDS encoding IS30 family transposase has protein sequence MNFQPDAIAGKLKLDKNTACCISTESIYRFVYTSPVAAKLKLYSYLPSKRYKRQERGTRHQRIIIPQRISIHQRDAIAMQKLEVGHFEADLTFHKGNQSMNIGVLVDKKSQKIILVLNNSKRAKTVTTGFLKKIKTLPSSVRKTITMDNGKEFVGHLAYRLSGFQTFFCDPYRPRQKALVEKMNSMIHRILPKNTDITTVTQRALDNVAEILNNMPRKIFGYKTPNEIWAENL, from the coding sequence TTGAATTTTCAACCGGATGCTATAGCCGGAAAGTTAAAACTGGACAAAAATACAGCTTGTTGTATCAGTACAGAAAGTATATATAGATTTGTCTACACTTCTCCAGTTGCAGCTAAATTAAAGTTATATAGCTATTTACCGTCTAAAAGATATAAAAGGCAAGAAAGGGGGACAAGGCATCAAAGGATCATTATACCACAAAGGATCTCAATACATCAGCGTGATGCAATAGCAATGCAAAAGCTAGAAGTAGGGCATTTTGAGGCAGATCTTACATTTCATAAAGGTAATCAAAGTATGAATATCGGTGTGCTGGTGGATAAAAAGAGTCAAAAGATTATTTTAGTGCTGAATAACTCCAAAAGAGCTAAAACAGTTACCACTGGGTTTTTAAAAAAGATCAAAACGCTGCCAAGTAGTGTTAGAAAGACTATTACTATGGATAATGGCAAAGAGTTTGTAGGGCATCTTGCTTATAGACTATCTGGGTTTCAAACTTTCTTTTGTGATCCATACCGCCCTAGACAAAAAGCATTAGTGGAAAAAATGAATTCTATGATTCATAGAATTTTACCTAAAAATACAGATATTACTACCGTTACACAAAGAGCTCTTGACAATGTTGCTGAGATTTTAAATAACATGCCAAGAAAGATTTTTGGTTATAAAACCCCCAATGAAATTTGGGCAGAAAATTTATAG
- a CDS encoding metal ABC transporter permease, translating into MVLIILALILISCIFAPIGCIALWKRYVYFGDGLAHSSFLAVSISIIAHFPLIYSGLIVAILFSIFVFIFQNNSEKNAVINLISSSMLAIALIINYFSSAQNNIVNLLFGDILSVASNDLIVLTIMLIAIICFIAYFYNKILLIIINRDIAIIKGIKVNIIELLFLLILSVSVFSAIKIVGVLMVTAVLLIPAMIARFMVGSPGMMIIISIFISLFINFCAATVSFYFDLPLTPLVIIIGSLIYGGVYFSVIARKNWNY; encoded by the coding sequence ATGGTACTAATAATACTAGCCCTAATTTTAATTAGCTGCATATTTGCTCCCATTGGCTGCATAGCATTATGGAAAAGATATGTTTACTTCGGCGACGGGCTTGCTCATAGTAGCTTTCTTGCAGTCAGCATTAGTATTATCGCACATTTTCCGTTAATATATTCAGGACTAATTGTTGCAATTCTTTTTTCGATTTTTGTTTTTATCTTCCAAAATAATTCTGAGAAAAATGCAGTTATTAATTTAATTTCTAGCTCTATGCTAGCTATTGCTTTAATTATTAATTATTTTTCTTCTGCCCAAAACAATATAGTAAATTTACTGTTTGGTGATATTTTATCTGTAGCTTCTAATGATTTAATTGTGCTAACAATAATGCTTATAGCTATTATATGTTTTATTGCATATTTTTATAATAAAATTCTTCTTATAATTATTAACAGAGATATTGCCATAATTAAAGGCATAAAAGTTAATATTATAGAACTACTATTTTTACTTATTTTATCTGTATCAGTATTTTCTGCAATTAAAATAGTTGGAGTACTTATGGTGACAGCTGTGTTACTTATTCCTGCTATGATTGCAAGATTTATGGTAGGCAGCCCTGGTATGATGATTATAATATCAATTTTTATTTCGCTATTTATTAATTTCTGTGCTGCTACTGTCTCTTTTTATTTCGATCTTCCTCTAACGCCGTTAGTTATTATTATTGGCTCGTTAATTTATGGGGGGGTGTATTTTTCTGTCATTGCGAGGAAAAATTGGAATTATTAA
- a CDS encoding IS630 transposase-related protein: protein MARAYAIELRLRVIKAVEAGIRISKVSKLFNVSRDTIYKWKKLKDKQGTLEAAAGYQKGHSHKIKDSESFKEFFKANMNKTSKELAKQWGNIASVTILRQIRKLGYSYKKTHFHPKRDIKLRNEFIAKIQTITKDKLVYLDESGIEDNACKEYGWSIIGQRCYGEKVYQHKFRISKTYAML, encoded by the coding sequence ATGGCACGAGCATATGCAATAGAACTAAGACTAAGAGTTATAAAAGCTGTAGAAGCAGGGATACGAATAAGTAAGGTAAGTAAATTATTTAATGTAAGTCGTGATACTATATATAAATGGAAAAAATTAAAAGATAAGCAAGGTACTTTAGAAGCAGCAGCTGGTTATCAGAAAGGACATAGTCATAAGATAAAAGATTCAGAATCTTTTAAAGAATTTTTTAAAGCTAATATGAATAAAACATCAAAGGAGTTAGCAAAGCAATGGGGTAATATTGCATCTGTAACTATTTTAAGACAAATCAGAAAACTTGGCTATAGCTATAAAAAAACTCATTTTCATCCGAAAAGAGATATTAAATTAAGAAATGAATTTATAGCAAAGATACAAACCATCACAAAAGACAAATTAGTATATCTTGATGAATCTGGAATAGAGGATAATGCTTGCAAAGAGTATGGATGGAGCATTATAGGACAAAGGTGTTATGGAGAAAAGGTGTATCAACATAAATTTAGAATAAGCAAAACTTACGCTATGTTATAG
- a CDS encoding transposase, with translation MSKRIKLQAIPINRTDYCQFLIVSQKNYSLTYYAEHAKKCSHDVINRFLRNEKYTPSLLWEHIKNDVIFSSNGYTIFDDTVLNKRNTKQIEIARSQYSGATGRVTKGIGVVSLVYYNPDINKFWVIDYRIFAPDHDGATKLEHLLNMLNNAVYSKKIPFQTVLFDTWYSTHKIMQHVDSLGKYYYAPIKANRNVSKTHDSKPYKAVKELTFSDEEIRHGVEIHIKGFAKNKHVNLFKFTVSTNRVEYVVTNNKTHKSSKAAQDECGFRWVIESMHREIKQLTGIERYQCRKQRIQRNHISCAFLVWAFLKRTANTIGKTVYQIKLGLLDDYMQQQLRSPSLRYLEPNIA, from the coding sequence ATGTCAAAGAGGATAAAGTTGCAAGCAATACCAATTAATAGGACAGATTATTGTCAATTTTTAATAGTTAGCCAAAAGAATTATAGTTTAACCTACTACGCTGAACATGCAAAGAAATGTAGTCATGATGTTATTAATAGATTTTTAAGGAATGAAAAATATACACCTTCTTTGTTATGGGAACACATCAAGAATGATGTTATTTTTTCATCTAATGGATATACAATATTTGATGATACGGTTTTAAATAAAAGGAATACGAAGCAAATAGAAATTGCAAGATCGCAGTACAGTGGAGCTACAGGTAGAGTTACTAAAGGTATAGGAGTAGTGAGTCTGGTATATTATAACCCTGATATTAATAAGTTTTGGGTAATAGATTATCGAATTTTTGCACCTGATCATGATGGAGCAACAAAACTAGAACACCTATTAAACATGTTAAATAATGCTGTTTATAGCAAGAAGATTCCTTTTCAAACAGTACTTTTTGACACATGGTATTCTACACACAAAATTATGCAACATGTTGACTCTCTGGGGAAATATTATTATGCCCCTATTAAAGCCAATAGAAACGTTAGTAAAACACACGATTCTAAACCTTATAAAGCTGTAAAAGAGTTGACATTTTCAGATGAAGAGATCAGGCATGGAGTAGAGATTCATATAAAAGGCTTTGCTAAAAATAAGCATGTTAATTTGTTTAAATTTACTGTTTCTACCAACAGAGTTGAGTATGTTGTTACCAATAACAAAACTCACAAATCTTCTAAAGCTGCACAAGATGAGTGTGGCTTTCGATGGGTAATTGAGAGCATGCACAGAGAAATTAAGCAACTTACTGGGATAGAACGTTATCAATGCAGGAAACAGCGTATTCAACGTAATCATATTAGTTGTGCATTTTTAGTTTGGGCATTTCTCAAAAGGACTGCAAATACAATCGGTAAAACGGTTTACCAAATAAAGTTAGGGCTTTTAGATGACTATATGCAACAACAGCTGCGTTCTCCATCTTTACGATATTTAGAACCAAACATAGCGTAA